Genomic DNA from Asterias amurensis chromosome 2, ASM3211899v1:
CAAGAAAGTTCCCTAAaaaacaactctacctggcaagtaaatGGTGTTTCCATAAACCAACTTTATAATTACAGACTAGCCAAGTTTATCAGGCTAGAGTTACAAACTTATCTTAAAAGTATCAACACTAGAAATACTATACGAAATTGGTGGACAAGTGTCATATCATGATACAACCAGTTTAGGCTTGACAACAGGGGATTCTCACCAACATTTTTAAGACTTTTCTAATCCATCTCCAACCTGTATGTCACCAGGACTGGAAAGCATTTCAGCAGCGAAGTACGAACAAGAGGGCAAGATATCGTTCGTGACCGACGCCGTCTATTCCTTCGCTCATGCCCTTCACACGATGCAGGCGGACCTGTGTAATGGGACATCGGGTCTGTGCCCGGAACTCCTACGGATCGACGGTGCACAACTACTGGATTATCTCAAAAATGTGTCATTCCAGGGTAAGTGAGTGTTACTATCATCCTTAATTTgcaataaacaaaaatagacTTGGTTAACATAATGCACTGCGGTGCACTGCAGTGATGACAGCGAAAACaacttgttaaagggaaggtacagatttggttattactcaaaacaaatattaacttaaaaactgacttggtaacgagcattggagagctgttgatagtataaaacattgtgggaaacgactccctctgaagtaacgtagtgtttgagaaagtggtaatttctcactaaaataataaaagactttctagctaagtcttttattctgatctgaaagcacacaaattcgccaacaagggtgtttttcttttatcattttctcgcaacttcgatgaccgattgagcccaaattttcacaggcttgtaattttatggttatgatgggatacaccaagtgagaagctggtctttgacaattaccaaacgtgtacctaccctttaaagacactggacactattggtaaatgtcaaagaccagtcttctcacttgctgtatctcaacaaatgcatttcaaaactgtgaacatttgaccttaattggtcgtcggagttgcgagagactaatggaagaaaaaacacccctgttgtaTAAGTTGtactgctttcagatgcttgatttcgtaggtctcgaaatcaaatttgaatactttagtgagaaatcacttgtttctcaaaatctacgttacttcagaggcagccgtttcttacaatggtTTATACAATCAACGGCTCTCCGTTGGTTGTTACCAaatatttgtgtgcttacaattatttttagtaataaccaatagtgtccagtgcctttaaggcactAGACCCCATCGGtagttactcaaagtaattgttgatagcataaagacttactttgGTAACTAGCGTTGTGCGTTGTTTCATGTGCACTATTAGTATCTGCCTTTTGTAACTTTGTTGACACTCGTGGTGCTTTTTAATAACGTGTGCGAGCAATGTAATTTCTTCTTTGTGGAGAGTAATAAAGTTTTCTCATAATGTCttatgttaaagacagtggacactattggtaattgtcaaagactagtctacacatgcagttggtgtatctcaacattatgcataaaataacaaacctgtgaaaatttgagctcgattggtcgtcagagttgcgagataactatgaaagaaaaacaccctggtcacacgaagttgtttgctttcagatgcttgatttcgagacctcaaattctaaacttgaagtctagAAATGAATTTCGTGGGAaattacatcacttcagagggagccgtttttcacaatgtgttatactatcaacctctccccattactcgtcaccaagtaaggttgtatgctaattcttattttgagtaattaccaatagtgtacactgcctttaacacaactttatttatcaACCAGGAAGTAGTGGCACAGTGCGTTTCAACAAAGATGGTGACAGGCCAGGTAGCTATCAACTCTACCAATATCAACGCAGAGGATCCGAGTACCGTTACGAACCCATAGGAACATGGCAGGACAAGCTTCGCCTAAACTGGAGCCACGTCAACTGGGGCGACAGTAGAACAGACGGCATACCAATGTCCGTATGCGCCCTGCCCTGTGATATCTCCAAGGGATTGAAGCGCCAGAAATCACCGGCCGATGAATGCTGCTGGGTGTGCTCAAGCTGCGAGCCTTACCAATACTTGGTCAACGAGTGGGAGTGTAAGAATTGCACCGAGGGAGAGAGACCTGATAAAAACCGCACGGGATGCCAGGAGATACCAGTGGAATACCTGACGTGGGATTCGCCGTGGGCTGTGCCCCCTACCCTGCTAGCGGTCATCGGTATCGCGTGTACCACCTTCGTCATCGCTGTGTTTGTCCGCTACAACAACACGCCGGTCATTCGCGCGTCCGGACGGGAGCTGTGTTACGTTCTGCTCTTCGGCATCCTCGCCACCTATTTCGCGGTCTTCACTCTCATTGCCAAACCAACCACACTCACCTGTTGTCTTCGGCGGATCATGCTAGGCCTATCTGTTGTTATCTCGTACTCTGCActttacacaaaaacaaacagagtGTATAGGATCTTTAACAGTGGTAAACGCTCAGTGAGAAGGCCGAAGTACACGAGCCCCAAATCACAAATGGTGATTTGCTTTGGACTTGTGTCGGTGCAGCTCGTCGCTGCCGCCCTGTGGTTAGCAATAGATCCACCGAGACCAGCGAAGACTTTCCCCTTTTGGTACCAAGTCATTTTAGAATGTGCAGTAACAGACATGTCTTTAGTGTTATCATTGGTGTATGCAATGGTTCTTATCGTGATGTGCACTTTATATGCCTTTAAAACTCGCAAAATGCCCGAGAACTTCAACGAAGCGAAGTTTATTGCCTTCGCGATGTATACCACATGTGTAGTGTGGATCGCCTTCATACCAATTTATATTGGCACTTCTTCAACGGATTACAAAGTAAGTCATGCAGTATCTTCTCAAATAGAGTTTAAACAATCATTGTGTTATATACGACGCTACGAGCGCTTTCAGATTTGAAAGGGAAACCACCTGAAGTACACTTTAAAAATGACCGGGACAAAATTGGTCCAAAGTTCAGACTCAGGGGGGCCTGGCTAATATCCGAGTAGACTGACCAGCAAAATGGTAAACTTTGGcttgcagcagacttaccaggaaaGTTTCCATAGCTTAGGTAACTCTGAGCATGAGGTCATTACAAACCGAGTGTatttacctggtgagtctgttgccacctagcgtcctgAACGTCTCCCATTGGATACTTCGGGTCACAGTGGCACAGAAATGGGAACCAGAAATGGCCCTACGGATTCCCGATGTGGGCCAATTCTCGAgccaaagtaaaataattgCACCCTCAGAAAGTTAAAGCAACTTATGTATTTTTATATCATTGCTTACTCCAAACTAATTTTTTAGTCATGTCATTCTCCCTAAACAGATTCAGCAGACGTTGCTGTGTCTGTGTTTTATTGTGAGTGCTACAGTCACATTGGGCTGCATCTTCGTGCCCAAAATCTACATTGTCTTGTTCGCACCCCAGAAGAATAAAAAGCCGTCGGGTACAATGATGATGAACAGCCGTATGATGAGATCAACGTGCGGCTCCATCGAGGGCAAACCCAACGGGGAGATGAAAGCTCAAAATCTGAACGCTGGGGCGACGCCAGTCTCTAACACAACGTCCTCTGGTACGTTCACGCCGGAACATGAGAGACGGTGATTTTATTTCCGTTTACTTTCTAttgtaaaaataatttgaaCGCTGGGGCGACGCCACACTCTAACACAACGTCCTCCGGTACTCTCACGCCGGAACATGAGAGATGGTGATTGATTTCCGTTTACTTTCTcttgtaaaataataatttgaacgCTGGGGCGACGCCACTCTCTAACACAATGTCCTTCTGTACGCTCACGCTTGAACATGAGAGATGGTGATTGATTTCCGTTTACTTTCTCTTGTTAATACTCCTTTTatttaatggtttacaatgtgctgtggcacaatatgcgaaccccttctcatcttcgacaagtgcactgggagcttttacgtgcgttacaatacacacgggaccaacggctttacgtcccatccaggGACGAAGCATCGGGGTTCAGTGTCTTgcaggacacaggtgtcacgactaggactcgaaccaacactctgttgatcagaaacacccgaATCTGTGATTTTACCGCcaggccacgacacgccacaaatAAATGTTATACAAGCAGTACCCAATGTCAATTccaagtgtaaaaaaaattcgaaaaaaatctgtaaacatttacTAATCAAAGTACCCTGGCTATTTGTCTCCAGATTTTGAGTCAAGAACACCAGAAGAGGAGGCGACAAGATTCTAGAGACACACTAGAACGAACAATAATGGTATTATATTATGTTCTTGTAAAGACAATAACTATATACCCAAGATGCAGTACACGGATACTGAAGACGTTTTTAAGACGATTAATTGCTGGAGGCTCGCCTGCAAATTTTCATGAGGACGCAGGAGGCAAAGTCGACCCGAAGAAAGAAGACTGTGTGACAATTCGATTCTCTCGACTGCGAATGCCAACAGGAAAAGTGACAGTTTTTGAaatctacattttgtttttctatcgcCTGCTTATTTCGAGAAGTAGCAGATAAAACAGGGTATAACATGGACTGAAATTCAAGATATTTCTGCCGTGTTTTCACTTGAAGTTGTTACCTTTTCAACACTGTGACTCGGAGTGGATTTTGTATAACTCATTAGTCAGAAGTAATTTTTCTAAAGGAAAGAAACAGATGTTGtaccattgttttgtttaaaaaaaaaaacggtacgCGACtggaatttttatttattttgctcaaGCGTCTAACATATACCGAAAGTGGGTTTGCAAAACTGCTAAGAAAAGTAGGTTTGGTGGATGCAATGGATAAGCAAAGTTTGTATTCGCAAACCAATCGGGAGGTGGTAAGAGAGGATGACATACACAACTGAAGTGATTTATTCAATATTTCCGTTGTCTCCAAGAAACTACGTTAACTAAGTAGTATGAAAGGCGACCATGGGTCCAATTTCTTGCTTCAACAAGAAGCTAAGCTCGACAAAGTTAAGAAGCTAAGCACGACAAAGTTAAGATGCTAAGCACGACAAAGTTAAGAAGCTAAGCACGACAAAGTTATGCTAGCCGGagtatggttaccagccaaactacaaagGACAATCTGAGCATGGTATCCTGCccatatctgctaagcagaagtttGTTCcgcatcattttgttttgttacacaCAAGTGTTGATAGATAGACTGCTAAAAACTGCGGTGTTCAAATATTCAAAATGGGTGTTGTCTCATATAGATACCAAAAGAACATAAAATGTATATAATAGGGTTCGTAAATTACACTTATTTCCTTTTCCAACACATTTGCTTTAGacgacaatcagagcatactgatcgaaacgtcgagttgaaaccaacggttctttcgATATCAACACATTTTCATAGGTGTTACATATCTGAACACCCCAGTTTTGCAGTGTTTAGACTTGCAAGcatgattgtttttttcctcAACTTAGTTGCAGACATCGCCACTTTGCGTTTTATTGGCTTCGCACAGCATGATCAATATAGACGCATGATGACAGTGGTAGCCAAATTGGTCAATACCACACGGTCAGGTTTCTAAAACCTTTTGataaaacagtataaaaaaatgcaaagcgTTGTACAAAGCTTTTTTTCCATCGTTCTAAATGGATCTGGGAACACCTCTACGCACAATCAtgaccaccaccaccacctTTTCTTGATCTTGTTAAAAGTcccaacaaatattttactttactttaaaaGTGCAATTATGACAATGAAAGcgcagtacatgtacttgaatcGGTATCTAACGTGCatgcaaacaaatatatatattttttaaagacaactaATAGTAACTTTTAAAGTATGTAACTTTAATCAACACAATAAGCTCACAAGGCCTTTATCTTGCCGCAAATAATTAACCAAGGGCTTGCATGCTACCTAAAAGTACTTAAGTTatatttagccttcgagaaaaactctgctagggtcgaaacgtcatgtcactaaagacagtggacatcattggtaattgtcaaagaccagtcttctcacttggtgtatctcaacatatgcataaaataacaaacctgggaaaatttgagctcgattggtcgtcggagatgcgagataactatgaaagaaaaaacaccattgtcacacgaagttgtgtgctttcagatgctatgcttgatttcgagatctcaaattctaaacttgaggtctcgaaatcaaattcgtggaaaattacttcgttcttgaaatctacgtcacttcagagggagctgtttctcacaatgttttatactatcaacctctcccaattactcgttaccaagtaaggttttatgctaataaatattttgagtaaataccaatagtgtccactgccattaactATCCTTTTGCAATTTTACTACAGATCCTTTTggtttgtaagcagtttgcaaaaacaagttctattttttaaactgttttgatTTAAAGGCGTGTACCGAACACCATTCAGTCCAGACACCTTGGCTATGACGTCAAAGgcccaaacagcgccctcactggtgTCCGAGACAAATTAGTCACATAGCTGAAACTTTTCCACAGCGTGTACACGCTTGAAAGTTTCTATTGATTGACCTCACTGTGACCGTGGCAAACACAATGTTActgttttgtctttctttctaTCCACGGGATTTCCTCtttagtaattttgttttgttaaagatTGTTTTGGGCTCTATgtcaataataatgataacaacagGATAGAATTATCCAGCGGTGGGAAAGGGTGGAGTAGTTGATAAGTCTGAGTGAAGAGGCAGGTTGTGAAATTTGGtatattttgcttgaaaattgaAGTGAAGTTTAGATCGCTGAGTGCATCACATCGTTTGGGCCGCACACAAAATGGCTACCGAGTTTGGTGTTAAAAATTACAAGTTGACTATAGTGATCAAAAGTTCTTCAAGTACCAGCTAGCATTGTgctttttagaagaaaaaaaaatcaaattgacAGTGTGTTTTGCATGTTCGCAAGTTTGACAAATCTCTTCACACCATTACAGACAATGGAATCACATGATCAGTGTAAACAAAATTGAGGCTCGAATACAATTTACGTATGTTCTCACGACGTGCCAGGAACGAAGGCATGACGCAATGTGACTTGattgttttacaaaacaaaagacCGACATCGAAACAATCGGTAAtcacgacgacgacgacaccgATGACGACGGCTATTGCATGCTGCATTCGAATGAAACACTGAACAGTTGTTTCCTTTACAGCGACTGATAAAGGCCACTATAGAGCTGAGGGCCACTCAACAGCGTAGCGAATGAAGTTCAACCACACGAACTTGGACATGGACTAAGACAGATTAGAGACCCTGTTTAATGTTCACTTTTATAATAATCATGAAGGCAATATATTTTGAATGGTTGTAAGTTTTCGGGAGGGGGAAATCAAACATCAcagatatatttttttctccaaacaaACATCGTTTGTTTTTGCCGATTAAATTCTAAATGTATCAAACTGGGTTTGCTCATTTAACAAAAGAGAGTTAATTAAATCATTGCTTAACACTTTATGCATAATCTGCAAATTAGGTTAACATACACGTTGTTTTCTTCCTCTTCTGACTTATATCCATTAGTACCTATCACTACACTTTGGTTAAAACCTTACAACTTCACAGCAAAGGTTCTTTGCAAACATTAGTCAGCAAACAGAATTAAACCAATTTTTAGTTTATGTACACGACAAGGAGTTAGATACCAGACTTCGTGTTAGATGGTGTATAGGAATACAGTTGAGCACAACGCGTATAGCTTAGATTGCATACTTATTGACAGtcaccttttttcttttctcttcaAAAATAGACAAACCTATTGGGGTATTGACATTTTTAAGTGactgttgacctttgacattttttttgaaCCCTTAGCCTAATAGTTTGTACGCCACAATCAGATAGGCGACTGTGATTTACAAAGGATTTTGGACGTACTGACGATAACTGTGACTAGAATGACAAACGAAGTTGATCAAAATCACCAAGAAGTTTCCCGAACTGATATAAACAAGGAAGCATTGATCAATATTACGGAGACAGACTGCACTGCTATCGAACTTATTGTACCGACAATGATCACACAAGGATAGTACAAAGACAGATGACTGAAtgacacaaaacaaacttgTAGACCACCAACGAATGAGAtgatagacactggacactattggtactcaaaataattgttagcataaaaacttacttgattacgagcattggagagctgttggtagtttaagagacttcaggcccgaagccccttgttaggcatctgaaagcacccaaatttgtgcaataagggtatttttcgataaccaattgagctcaaatttgcacagatttgttattttatgcgttgtGGGATACACataattgccaaaggtgtccagtgcctttaagaacaatcGTGGACGTAAACGGCAGACTACACGTACATGCCAAACAAGATGCACGAAAATACCGACAATAAGACCTTCAGACAGACCGCAGTATAAATGAATATCACATAGACTAACTAACTGCCGACCAACAAGACATACATAAACCTCATGACCACTTTGTATTGAACAAATAGTGACAGACACACTGACATACAAACAGACAGGCGGACGAACTGACAGATACGCAAAGGGCAATACGTACAAGACTATTTATTATTGATTTAATTTAAGGTAACGAAGCGAAAACTTTGCTTCGGACGTCATTCTCAGAAATGAGACATAACACTTTACGAAGACAAGGCCAACAACAAGCATCTGACAAGTCGGTTCTAATTGCTCCAAaatagacaaacagacaaactgATAGGCCCAGTGACAGACTGACCAAAAAATGACACAAAATCAACGACTTCGCTAAGTGCGACCAAAGACAATAGATGGACAGATTTTTAGCTCTGCTATTCCTATGCAATATAaacagaggtttgttcatatcGTGATGGGATTTGTTTCATCAAAAACACAAGTAGGTGATGTCAGAATAAAAGAGGCATTGTTTAATTTGAGTAAAGGCTGAACTCTTCGATGTTGAAGTCTATACTGGTaaaaaataatggttaagtTCACATAGGAAATATTTGGGCCCCGTCTTATGTATTTCCCATTACTTCGTAAATTTCCAACTGTCTAAAGCCATATTCACGTGGCCACAACTTAACAGGGGTCTATTGCGAAATGTTTACTTGGTTGTTAAATATAGCAATATTTGGCAGGATTTTACAACTTGAAGGCACCGTGGTGGGCACACAAtaatgttgtcctt
This window encodes:
- the LOC139933929 gene encoding metabotropic glutamate receptor 4-like isoform X1; protein product: MARPVMGVYQEFLMVLFTIYNLGIGRHTVVSMPVESVRIDGNIILGGLFPVHENGINGCGTFDLGGYQRLEAMVYALEKINNDQELLPGINIGALILDTCSRDTYALEQTMEFVTSTMTRIDLNAFTCPNGSTPDYEPPQPTIGVVGAAGSPVSTMVANILRLFKIPQVSYASTSPELSDKSRYDYFLRVVPPDTYQAQAMLDIVTALGWKYVSTVASAGNYGENGISAFRNLTRFSNDTGLCLAPSEVIPRDANKEFFDKLVVYLLNTEHARGVVTFASETDMRSLFAAVRRANRSDHFIWIGSDDWGTKPNPVEGQETVAEGAITLLPARIPDKGFDEYFTSLTPSNGSSEVWFREFWERTFHCVFDDTNIEGPDRNKLCTGLESISAAKYEQEGKISFVTDAVYSFAHALHTMQADLCNGTSGLCPELLRIDGAQLLDYLKNVSFQGSSGTVRFNKDGDRPGSYQLYQYQRRGSEYRYEPIGTWQDKLRLNWSHVNWGDSRTDGIPMSVCALPCDISKGLKRQKSPADECCWVCSSCEPYQYLVNEWECKNCTEGERPDKNRTGCQEIPVEYLTWDSPWAVPPTLLAVIGIACTTFVIAVFVRYNNTPVIRASGRELCYVLLFGILATYFAVFTLIAKPTTLTCCLRRIMLGLSVVISYSALYTKTNRVYRIFNSGKRSVRRPKYTSPKSQMVICFGLVSVQLVAAALWLAIDPPRPAKTFPFWYQVILECAVTDMSLVLSLVYAMVLIVMCTLYAFKTRKMPENFNEAKFIAFAMYTTCVVWIAFIPIYIGTSSTDYKIQQTLLCLCFIVSATVTLGCIFVPKIYIVLFAPQKNKKPSGTMMMNSRMMRSTCGSIEGKPNGEMKAQNLNAGATPVSNTTSSDFESRTPEEEATRF
- the LOC139933929 gene encoding metabotropic glutamate receptor 4-like isoform X2, giving the protein MARPVMGVYQEFLMVLFTIYNLGIGRHTVVSMPVESVRIDGNIILGGLFPVHENGINGCGTFDLGGYQRLEAMVYALEKINNDQELLPGINIGALILDTCSRDTYALEQTMEFVTSTMTRIDLNAFTCPNGSTPDYEPPQPTIGVVGAAGSPVSTMVANILRLFKIPQVSYASTSPELSDKSRYDYFLRVVPPDTYQAQAMLDIVTALGWKYVSTVASAGNYGENGISAFRNLTRFSNDTGLCLAPSEVIPRDANKEFFDKLVVYLLNTEHARGVVTFASETDMRSLFAAVRRANRSDHFIWIGSDDWGTKPNPVEGQETVAEGAITLLPARIPDKGFDEYFTSLTPSNGSSEVWFREFWERTFHCVFDDTNIEGPDRNKLCTGLESISAAKYEQEGKISFVTDAVYSFAHALHTMQADLCNGTSGLCPELLRIDGAQLLDYLKNVSFQGSSGTVRFNKDGDRPGSYQLYQYQRRGSEYRYEPIGTWQDKLRLNWSHVNWGDSRTDGIPMSVCALPCDISKGLKRQKSPADECCWVCSSCEPYQYLVNEWECKNCTEGERPDKNRTGCQEIPVEYLTWDSPWAVPPTLLAVIGIACTTFVIAVFVRYNNTPVIRASGRELCYVLLFGILATYFAVFTLIAKPTTLTCCLRRIMLGLSVVISYSALYTKTNRVYRIFNSGKRSVRRPKYTSPKSQMVICFGLVSVQLVAAALWLAIDPPRPAKTFPFWYQVILECAVTDMSLVLSLVYAMVLIVMCTLYAFKTRKMPENFNEAKFIAFAMYTTCVVWIAFIPIYIGTSSTDYKIQQTLLCLCFIVSATVTLGCIFVPKIYIVLFAPQKNKKPSGTMMMNSRMMRSTCGSIEGKPNGEMKAQNLNAGATPVSNTTSSGTFTPEHERRF